The Streptomyces sp. R28 region TCACGGGTGGGGACCGCGCCACCATGCCACCAAGGTCCCTCAAGGCCCTTGCGTTCTCGGCCTCGGCTGTGCGGCGTCAGTACCGCAATGCGTCGCGGACCTCGGTGGTCACCGTGCCGGTCAGGTCCCGGTTGCTCCGAGCTGTGGCCTTGGAGGTCTTGCCTGCGGCGACCTCGGGGACCTCGAGGACGGCCACGTCGGCCAAGTTGCCGGACTGGTCCTTGAAATTAACCACGATGATGTAGCTCCTCGACTTCGAGTCGTGGTTGGCGATGGTCACCGGGACCTCTGCCTTGCCGTCGGAGCCCGTCGCGACGCTGCCCAGGGTGACGTCCGACTTGGCGTCCAGGCCGCCCTTCACCTCATCCAGCGCAGACGAGGCGGCCGCCTCCGCGGAAGCGGCCGCAGAAGTCACCGCGGACGCTGCCGCGCTGCTGGCGGCAGAGGCAAGCTCGGACGCACCCGACTTCACAACAGATGCCGCCGAGGAAGCGGGGGATGTCGAAGACTCGTCGTCCGACGAGCAGCCGGTCAGACCAGCCCAGCCGAGCATGACGGCCACCCCGACAACAGCACATCGGTTGGTCTGGCGTTCCATGGCTTCTCCCACCTCGACGGCACTCTCCCGTCCAGCGTCAGCCAAGCCGGCCGGCCGTACCAGCAGGACGCGGCACGCGGGTGACGCAGCTGACGAAAGCTCTGGAGGCAACGGCGGCACCTGGACACGCGTGTCCGCTGACCGAAGCCCTCGGGTGTGGAAGCCTCACCGTGGCCGGGTGCAGAGACAACGTGCGGCTCTGGATGGACGGTTGCAGGAAGTCCCTGCGACCGCCTGTACGGCCACGACCACCGAGCGCCCACAGCGCCGTTTTCGTGCTGCCATCGGCAAGGGCGCCCAGCCCGGCGGTCCCGGAGATGAGCACGGCGTCGATCAGCGCGAGAAACACCCGGCCGAGCCGCCACGCTCGAACCCGCGCTCATCATGATCGATAGCGCGGCAGGCTTCCGAGTAGCTAAAATGGGACATTAAGCCCATCGGGCAGGCGTGGCTGTGCCCTCAGCCAGGTCTTGATCTCGGTCCCTCGGCTGCGAAGGACGCTTCCCATGACGTCGGAGACCACCTCGGTCGCGCAATCCGGGCGGGAATCGGTAGTCATCGCCAGCTTCGACAACCGCCATCGCGCCGAACGCATGCTGGTGTCGCTCGGGCGAGGCTTCCACAGCAAGGCCCGCAAAGGCGGCATGACTGCTGTGGTGATTCGAGGTAACGATGACGGCTCGCTGAGGGTGACCCAGTCCCGCGTGCTGACGGCCAACGGTTTCGTGAACGCCCTGTTCCGCATCTCCCTCGCATGGACGGCCGGATTCATGGGTCTGTTCGCCACGCTGAAAGGGGCAAGGGTCGGGGCCCACGCCGCTGGAGCGCGCAAAGGCCATGTCGGATCCAAAGCGCAGCAAGCCCACAGGATCCTCGCGGAAGTCGGCCCCGATGCCGCCGTCACGCTGGTTCGCTGCAAGGACACGGACACGCGGCAGATGGTCGCCGCTGCGGTGGGCGAACGTGCGAAAGAGAGCTGGGAAGGCACGCTCACGGAGTTTCTCGCCGCCCTCGACCCCGGCAGCGCTCACGATTGGGTGCGCGCGGCTGTCGGTGAGCCCTCCCGCACACACCGCGGCCAGTGACTGACAGAGCCGGCCCCGGGCCGGACACCCGGCGTGAGGCCCGATTCCGGCGCCGCATGATCGTGCGGGTTGTGCTGCGGATCGTGGGATCCGCCATCGCGCTGGTGACCTTGTACTTTCTGCTGCCCCTGGACCACTCCTCGGCCTGGTCCGCCGTCACGATGCTGGTGATCGGGTTGCTGGTGTTCATCGCCTTGGTCGCGTTTCAGGTGCGCTCGATCTTCCGGTCACCGTTCCCGGGACTGCGGGCCGTCGAAGCCCTGACCACCAGCGTTCCGTTGTTCCTGCTGCTGTTCGCCAGCACCTATGTCGTCATGGCCGCGATGTCGGCCAGTAACTTCGGCGGGCCGCTGACGCACACCGACGGGTTGTACTTCGCCGTCACCGTCTTCGCGACGGTCGGATTCGGCGACATTACGGCCAAGAGCGAGGCGGCTCGGCTCGTGGTCACCGGGCAGATGATCGCTGATCTCGTCATCCTCGGACTTGCGATCAAGATCATCATGGGCGCTGTCAGCCGGCGCCGACAACCGGGAGGCGCCTCCGGCGCACAGCCCCCCGAGGAGATCCACCGCTAGGAACACGGGTGAGTAACGAGCAAGCGACCCACCGCCGGCCACGAACGGTGGATCGATCGCCGTCGCCCACCAGCACTTGTCATCAGCGTCCGGGCACCGACAACGCACCATCCCCAGCCAACGGCCGACACTGTGAGACCGGGACACAATGGTCAGAGATGTCAGGAGTCAGGCCCGGACCCGGGACAGCACCCACCCATACTCCCGCCCGCCACAGCAACCCCACCCAGAAACACAGAGCATGCTCAGTGCCAACTCCCGGACCACCCTGAACCTGACACCGGCCGATCATTCCGCGGCACAGAGACCGACATCCTGGTTCAGGTTGCTTCACCCCCAGTGCAGCGCCTCTCGACGGCTGCAGGACAGGGCACCAACTAGCTGGCGTCCGGGTCGAGTGAGTGGCCGCGCGGCGGCGCACGTTGTGGGCCCTCAAGGAGCCGTTCGCTGACGCCACAGCAGGATCGAGGAGCGGACCTCGCTGCTCAGGAAGGCTGAAGCCCCCGCCATCATCTGCCCGGCAGGGGCCTCAGTGACCCATCACGTGTCACGTTGCTGTCACCAACACCATCGATGCACCTGGACCACAAAGGCCCCACCTGCATGAACAGCAGGGATGTAGACCACGTGGACGCCTGAAGACGGCTTCTACGACATGTGCCATGTGGGACCGCGGCCCACTCGCTAGCATTACGTACCACTCATCAAGATCCGGACCAGGTGCGGACCGAATCAGCCTGGCACTCGACGTTTCCACTCTTTGTCGCAGGTCAGGAGTGAGGTCAGGCGTGTACCACCAGCAGACGAAGAACCTGCTGGTGTCCTACTCGCCCAAGAAGCTGGGCTTCTTCTAGCAGCACGAGCAAGGGCGCCTGACCAGATAAGATACCCAACAGGCGCCCTTGCTCGGCTGCTTCTAGGCCGCGAGGCGAAATCTTCCTTTAACGCCCATTTCTCCCACTCGTATCCCACCTCTGGCCAGCTGCAGCCGCCAAGACGGTGAAGCGCAAGAAGGCGGCCATCAACGAGGGGTTCGGTCTCGCAGTCGAGCGGGGCTACTTCAGCCAGAACCCCCTTGCAGGACTGCGCTGGACCGCTCCGGAGGTCGCCGACGAAGTGCGCAGTGCCCCTATGACCTCCACCATGCGGGCATCGCAAGGTGCGTTAGCCCGGACTTGGCCCGGAACCGTCAACCGCGCCCTCGCCAAGGTCCGAGCCCCCGTCGAACGCGGCATGGCACGGCTGAAGTCCTGGCAGATCTTCCGCAGGGCCCGCATCAGCCCCCAACCGCATGACCGTCATCACCAAGGCCGTCCTCGCCCTGGAGAGGCAACGCTGAAAGGGCTCAGTGAGTTGGAGGAGCCTGATGCCCTGCGTCGTGGGCTTGACGCCTTGTGCCGCAAGGTCGACGGCAGCGCTGTGTGGGGGTGAGTTCGCCGCCGGGTGGTCGTTTGAGGCTGGCGGTGGGGCCGGCGCCCTGGTAGGCACGGTCGGCCAGGATGGGGACGCCCTGTCGCTCGCAGATCCGGATGATCCGGTGGCCGCGGGCCGCGGTCAGGTCATGGGTGCGGCCCGGCAGCGCAGGCGAGATCCACAGCACTCATGATGGCCCACCACTCTTCGAAGAGCAGAGGCAGAGGCACGCTTGAGGGCACCAACCTGCTCGTCGCGGCCGACCGCGCCGGTGACCACTGGACGGTGCAGGACGCCATCGACCACATTCCCACTTCCGGGGCCAACACGATCTTCGTCGACAAGGGCGACTACCACGAGGCCATCACCGTCCCCGGCAACAAGGCCTGGCTGACGATCAAGGGCGTCACGGGTGTTGCCGAGGATGTCGTCATCCACAACAGCCGGGCACACGGCATGCTCAAGCCGGACGGTACGCAGTGGGGTACCGAGGGCAGTGCCGTCGCCACGTTCAAGCCTCACGATCTGATCGTGCAGGACCTGACGATCTCCAACACGTTCGACCCGGCGGCGCACCCGGAGATCAACGCGTTCGAGACCCAGGCCGTCGCGGTGGCCGCCAAGGGCGACCGTCAGATCTACCGCAACGTCCGGATCCTCGGCCGCCAGGACACCCTGCTCGTGAAGGGGAGACGCGCACCACCGAAGCCCGGCAGTACTTCGTCGAGTGCTTCATCAGAGGCAGTGTCGACTTCGTCTTCGGCAACGCCACCGCGGTGATCGACAAGTCCACCCTGCACATGCTTCCCTGGCCCGGCGGCACGATCCTCGCACCGAACACCGACTACCGGAAGAAGTACGGGATCCTCATCACCCACAGCTCGATCAACTCCACCGCGTTGTCGAGGACGATGTACTTCGGCCGTCCGTGGCACAACTCCCCCGAGGCCCACCCGCAGGCGGTGATCCGCGAGACCCTCGTGTCCGGGGCGGTGGACGCTTCGCAGCCCTGGACGAACATGACCCCCGACTATCCCAGGTCGTGGGCCCGGTTCAAGGAGTACAAGAACACCGGCGGCGGAGCCGGCTTCGGAGCGAACGCGCCGAAACTGACCGACGCCGAAGCCGCCGACTTCACGGCCGCGAAGTACCTGGCCGGCAGCGACGGTTGGAACCCCACGAAGGACAATGCCCTGGGCTCCATCGACTGAACACCGCGGGGCGGGGCGGGCCGGGACCATGGCTCGTCCCGGCCCGGCCCGCCCTCCCGGCCGATGGCGGGAACGCTGAACGTGACTACGGTGCAGGCGTTTTGCACCCCGTCCTACGGGGACTGATGTTCCTTCGCCGCCCACCAGATCGCGACCTGCGTGCGGCGGGCGAGGCCGAGTTTGCCCCGGATGTTCTCGACGTGGCCCTCGACCGTGCGGGACGAGACCACGAGTACGGCGGCGATCTGACGATTGGTCATGCCTTGGGCGACCAGTTCGGCAACCTCCTGTTTCCGGGCGGTCAGCGGATGCGGGGCGGACGGGACGATCGGCTCCTGGTCGGGCTCCAGAGCGTAGTGGAGCAGCCGACTCTCCTCGAACACCTTCCTGTACGAAGCCCGGCCCAGGGCGGCGACGGCGCCCGCCTCACAGCGCGCGTGCTCCGCGGCCATCTGTGGCCCGAACGCGGAGATCGAGCTGCCGGCGTCGCGCCACAGGGCATCGGCGGCACCCAGCAGCCGGGCGGCCCGCTCATGGCACCCGCCCTCGGCGGTGGCCCAGGCGAGCAGTTCCAGCATCCTCCATCGCGTGGTCGTTGAAGGTCGCGGCGACCGGCTGGATCTCCTGGCCAAGCGATGTGCGGGGCGCCTCGGGGACACCGCCGACGCTCGTGACGCGAGTGCGCCGACGAGCACGGCCGGGACGACGACTCTGGGGCGGATCCTGATCAGGGCGTGGAATCGGGACATCGCGCTGCACTCCTGGTGCTGCGGGGTGTGCCGGATACCGGCCTTGCCTCACCGACACTGGCAACCCGCGACGTTTTTCAGCATCCCCGCCACCAGCGGTAATGAATTCCGGGGGTCGGCCGGAATTGGTCAGGGTGATGTTCCGTCGGTCTGATCAACGGCACGAGCCGCAACGGACGAGGCTTCCAGCAGCACGGCAAGGTGGGCACAGAGTTCACTGTGCCCACCGGCATCAACCGCCTCATGAAACGGCGCTTGAACGCCGCCGACGCCCCACCTTGGTTCTCTGATTTTCGAACACCGCTGACACGATCACTCCTAGTGGTGACTGTTCCCGCCGGGACCATCACGCGCAGTCAGCTGGGGCGATCTGCGCCATATGGAAGGTGGATATGACAGCAAGCTAGGGCCGATTCCGGAACCGCGTCATCGTTTCGCGGCGTTGAACAAGATCGAGAACCGTTGCTTCTTGGGCCCAAGTTGCATGGTGAGTTCGCCCCCCTGTGCGCTGACGATGCGGGCCAGCGTGCCACCCGCGTCGTACGTGCCGGCCTTCAGCTCGGTCGAACCACGACCTCTTCCAGCACCTCATGGAGCACCGCGGCCAACTGGGCCCGACCCCAATCGCCGCAAACCTCCAAGCACGCCATGCAGGCGAAGCCGGAGCCCCACCAACCGGCACACCGCGTCATCCCGAAGGAATGCGAAACTCGAATTCGGGACGGTCCCACGGCACGGCGGGCGGGTTCGCGAACGCGGTCCCGGTCCGCACCGCACCGACGCGGTGATAGAAGTCCTCGGCGGGAAGGTGCGACACGACCTTGAGACGGTCGATCCCTGCGGCACGGGCCTCGGACTGCATGTGCGCGACGAGTAGCCGTCCAATACCCCGTCCTTGCGCTTCGTCGGCGACGAACAGCAGGTCGAGCTCCGGTGGAGCGAGGACGAGCGAGTAGAACCCGAGGACCCGGACTCCGTGCTCGTCGGCGCCGACGGCCACGAAGACGCGGTGGGCCTCGATGTAATCAGGACCGACCCGGTAGCCCGCCACTGCGGCTGCGTACTTACCCTCGTAGGCGCGTGAGCCACGCACGAGCCGCGTGAGCCGCTTGGCATCCCGCGCGACTGCCCTCCGTATCGTGATCGGCTGGCTGATCGGGGAAGTGCGTGAACTCATCGAGAGAGTATTTCTCACCGGGGAGTGCCTTCGTGCGGCGGGTCGGCTGCTCGCGCAGCCGCTCCTGCACCGCTCCCGTGATGGGCGAGGGCGTCGGCCTCGGCAGCCCGGGTGACCGGCGTCCGCGCAGGCCGACAGGTGGGCTCCGCCGTATCACTCGCTATCCCATAGCTGTCACCAACTGGGCGGACCCTCCCGGACCTGGCCATGACCTGCGGCTTCGCGCCCGAGATGGAATCACTGGACGCCGATGGACGGCCGTTACGACCTGTGCCGGTTGGGACCGTCACAGCTCAGAGCGGGCAGCCACCGCTCTGCGGCCAGGGCCGACGGGTGGTCACCCTGCACAGCC contains the following coding sequences:
- a CDS encoding ion channel, with translation MTDRAGPGPDTRREARFRRRMIVRVVLRIVGSAIALVTLYFLLPLDHSSAWSAVTMLVIGLLVFIALVAFQVRSIFRSPFPGLRAVEALTTSVPLFLLLFASTYVVMAAMSASNFGGPLTHTDGLYFAVTVFATVGFGDITAKSEAARLVVTGQMIADLVILGLAIKIIMGAVSRRRQPGGASGAQPPEEIHR
- a CDS encoding pectinesterase family protein yields the protein MMAHHSSKSRGRGTLEGTNLLVAADRAGDHWTVQDAIDHIPTSGANTIFVDKGDYHEAITVPGNKAWLTIKGVTGVAEDVVIHNSRAHGMLKPDGTQWGTEGSAVATFKPHDLIVQDLTISNTFDPAAHPEINAFETQAVAVAAKGDRQIYRNVRILGRQDTLLVKGRRAPPKPGSTSSSASSEAVSTSSSATPPR
- a CDS encoding pectinesterase family protein, with product MRGSVDFVFGNATAVIDKSTLHMLPWPGGTILAPNTDYRKKYGILITHSSINSTALSRTMYFGRPWHNSPEAHPQAVIRETLVSGAVDASQPWTNMTPDYPRSWARFKEYKNTGGGAGFGANAPKLTDAEAADFTAAKYLAGSDGWNPTKDNALGSID
- a CDS encoding response regulator transcription factor; this translates as MLELLAWATAEGGCHERAARLLGAADALWRDAGSSISAFGPQMAAEHARCEAGAVAALGRASYRKVFEESRLLHYALEPDQEPIVPSAPHPLTARKQEVAELVAQGMTNRQIAAVLVVSSRTVEGHVENIRGKLGLARRTQVAIWWAAKEHQSP
- a CDS encoding GNAT family N-acetyltransferase, with the translated sequence MSSRTSPISQPITIRRAVARDAKRLTRLVRGSRAYEGKYAAAVAGYRVGPDYIEAHRVFVAVGADEHGVRVLGFYSLVLAPPELDLLFVADEAQGRGIGRLLVAHMQSEARAAGIDRLKVVSHLPAEDFYHRVGAVRTGTAFANPPAVPWDRPEFEFRIPSG